The segment CTGAAGCAAATCTAGCTTAAAAACGCGAGCGAACTATCAGATTTTTATAACAATTTCCAAGCAGTCAATGATATGATAGAAACTGATGTTGAAATAGAAAGGCTCGTGAACTAAATGGAATTTAGACCTTGTATTGATTTACATGAAGGCAAAGTGAAACAAATCGTTGGAAGTACGCTTGGACATACCGATCAAGCGGTTATTGAAAATTTTACGTCAAAGCAGGATTCTAGTTATTATGCAACGTTATTTCAGCAAGACCAATTAACAGGCGGTCATGTCATTATGCTTGGACCTGGTAATGAACAAGCAGCCATTCGCGCGCTCAATGCCTATCCAAACGGCTTGCAAATTGGTGGCGGTATTACGGCGGACAATGCGCAGAAATATATTGACGCAGGCGCATCCCATGTCATCGTGACGTCATTTATTTTTCATGACGGTTTACTCGATATGCAGCGCTTACAGCAATTAGTTGACGTTGTTGGAAAAGAACGCATCGTCATTGATTTAAGTTGTAAGGAACGTGACGGAAAATGGTTTGTCGTTACAGATAAGTGGACAAAATTTAGCGACTTTGAAGTGAATGCGCACTCGATAAAAGAGATTGAAAACTACTGCGATGAGCTATTAATTCATGCGGTGGATGTAGAAGGCAAGCGCAATGGGATGCAAGAAAGTTTAGTGCGTGATTTAACACAGTGGACAACGATTCCTACAACGTATGCTGGCGGTGTCCGTTCTCTAGAGGATTTACAAAAATTCGAACAGCTCACAAACGGCAAACTGCATGTCACAATTGGCAGCGCATTGTCTATTTTTGGCGGAGATTTAGCGTATGATGAAGTTGTGAAGTATTGTCAAAAATGAATGCACGACAAATAAAAGAGCTTGTTGATTCCCTTACATCAACAAGCTCTTATTTTTTAGAGTTATCAAAACGGCTAGATAATCATTTCGATTCAACGATGATCGTCACGGGACCATCATTAATAAGTGCAACATCCATCATTGCGCCGAAAATACCTGTTTCGACTTGTAAACCATGCATTTTCAGTTGCTCATTAAAAGCAAGCCATAATACTTCAGCGGGTTCTGGTCTTGCTGCTTCAATAAAGCTCGGGCGTTTTCCTTTGCGAATGTCTGCATATAATGTGAATTGAGATACCGATAAAATTTCACCGCCCACTTCTAAGATCGAACGGTTCATTTTCCCTTCCTCATCTTCCCAAATACGCAAATCGGCAATTTTCTTCGCCACATACGCAACATCTTCTTCTGTATCGGTATGCGTAATGCCTACAAGTAACACATAACCTTTAGGAATAGCTCCTGTTACTGTTCCATCCACTGTAACCGATGCTTCTTTTGAACGTTGTAATACGACTCTCATCTTTAATAACCTTCAATCTTTTAGTTAATAACGCGTTGTACCGAATAAATATCCGGTAATTGCTTAATTTTTTCTACTACTTTATGAAGCCCTGATATATTGGAAATTGCTATCGTTAAGTGAATCGTCGCAATTTTATCCCGATCGGCACGTCCAGTTACAGCTAAAATATTCGTTTTTGCTTCACTTACCGCATGCATGACATCATTTAATACACCCGGACGATCAAATGCTGAAATTTCAATATCAACTGGATATTCTTTTCGAGTATTCGTTACTTCATTTTCCCACTCAACTTCAATGAGACGCTCTGCCATGCCATCCTCTTCAATATTCGGACAGTCTCCTCGATGGACCGAGACGCCGCGCCCTTTCGTAATAAAACCAACAATATCATCTCCTGGAACGGGTGTACAGCAACGCGAAAGGCGAATGAGTAAATTATCAATACCTTTTACAATAACACCCGATTCTGTCCGTTTATTAGGAGCAGGATTGTTCATGCTTTTCACGATTTTTTCAAGCGCTTCTTCTTGCTCACGTTCCTTACGCATCTTTTCAGCTAAGCGGTTGACAATTTGCTGTGCAGTAATGCCACCTACCCCAACGGCTGCATACAAGTCATCCTCATGGGTATAATTTAATTTTTCAATGACACGTTTAATATTTTCAGGCGTCAATACTTCCTTCACATCAAATTCCTGTGCTTTAATTTCTCTTTCAACCATTTCCTTGCCTTTAACGACACTTTCTTCACGCACATGCTTTTTAAAGAATTGCTTAATTTTATTTTTTGCTTGGGAGCTTTGTGCAATTTTAATCCAGTCTCGACTCGGACCAAATGATTGTTTCGATGTAAGCACTT is part of the Solibacillus sp. FSL K6-1523 genome and harbors:
- the dtd gene encoding D-aminoacyl-tRNA deacylase is translated as MRVVLQRSKEASVTVDGTVTGAIPKGYVLLVGITHTDTEEDVAYVAKKIADLRIWEDEEGKMNRSILEVGGEILSVSQFTLYADIRKGKRPSFIEAARPEPAEVLWLAFNEQLKMHGLQVETGIFGAMMDVALINDGPVTIIVESK
- the hisA gene encoding phosphoribosylformimino-5-aminoimidazole carboxamide ribotide isomerase; translated protein: MEFRPCIDLHEGKVKQIVGSTLGHTDQAVIENFTSKQDSSYYATLFQQDQLTGGHVIMLGPGNEQAAIRALNAYPNGLQIGGGITADNAQKYIDAGASHVIVTSFIFHDGLLDMQRLQQLVDVVGKERIVIDLSCKERDGKWFVVTDKWTKFSDFEVNAHSIKEIENYCDELLIHAVDVEGKRNGMQESLVRDLTQWTTIPTTYAGGVRSLEDLQKFEQLTNGKLHVTIGSALSIFGGDLAYDEVVKYCQK